From the Acidovorax carolinensis genome, one window contains:
- the tal gene encoding transaldolase — translation MNQLDALKQFTTVVADTGDFKQLAQFKPQDATTNPSLILKAVQKPEYAPLLQSTVAQWKERPMDEVIDRLLVGFGCEILATIPGRVSTEVDARLSFDTSATVTRAERIIELYQAQGIHIDRVLIKVAATWEGIKAAEKLEQRGIHTNLTLLFSFCQAVACGQAKVQLISPFVGRIYDWYKKQAGASWDEAARSGANDPGVQSVTQIYNHYKHFGIATEVMGASFRNIGQITALAGCDLLTIAPELLAQLAASEALLQPALNAEAARATALPAVQYDEAGFRYALNEDAMATEKLAEGIRSFAADAVKLEKLIQAV, via the coding sequence ATGAATCAGCTTGACGCCCTCAAACAGTTCACCACCGTGGTTGCCGACACTGGCGACTTCAAGCAGCTGGCGCAATTCAAGCCCCAGGATGCCACCACCAACCCGTCGCTGATCCTCAAGGCGGTGCAAAAGCCCGAATACGCGCCGCTGCTGCAGTCCACGGTCGCGCAATGGAAAGAGCGCCCCATGGACGAGGTGATCGACCGCCTGCTGGTGGGCTTTGGCTGCGAGATTCTGGCCACCATTCCGGGGCGTGTGTCCACCGAAGTGGATGCGCGCCTGAGTTTTGACACCAGCGCCACAGTGACGCGGGCGGAGCGGATCATCGAGCTGTACCAGGCGCAGGGCATTCACATCGACCGGGTGCTCATCAAGGTGGCCGCCACCTGGGAGGGCATCAAGGCTGCAGAAAAGCTGGAGCAGCGCGGCATCCACACCAATCTCACGCTTCTGTTCTCGTTCTGCCAGGCAGTGGCCTGCGGGCAGGCCAAAGTGCAGCTGATCTCGCCGTTTGTGGGCCGCATCTACGACTGGTACAAGAAGCAGGCCGGCGCCAGCTGGGACGAGGCCGCGCGCAGCGGCGCCAATGATCCCGGCGTGCAGTCGGTCACCCAGATCTACAACCACTACAAGCATTTCGGCATTGCCACCGAGGTGATGGGCGCGAGCTTTCGCAACATCGGCCAGATCACGGCGCTGGCGGGCTGCGATCTGCTCACCATCGCCCCGGAGCTGCTGGCCCAGCTGGCCGCCTCCGAGGCCCTGTTGCAGCCCGCGCTGAATGCCGAGGCGGCCCGCGCCACGGCGCTGCCCGCTGTCCAGTACGACGAGGCCGGTTTCCGTTATGCGTTGAATGAGGATGCCATGGCCACCGAAAAGCTGGCCGAGGGGATCCGGAGCTTTGCGGCAGACGCCGTGAAGCTGGAAAAGCTGATCCAGGCCGTCTGA
- a CDS encoding beta-ketoacyl-ACP synthase III: MHSVVISGTGIYQPPHTITNAELVEAFNRYVDQENARHADAITAGVREPLTYSSVEFIEKASGIQQRYVLEKTGVLDPARMYPRFTERPDDQLSLMAEIAVDAARKALDAAGKTGDQIDVVLCSAANMQRAYPAMAIEIQQALGAGGYGFDMNVACSSATFAIEQAVNAVRTGSAKCVLVVNPEITSGHQAWNDRDCHFIFGDVCTALIIERADTATSADQWEVVGTKLATQFSSAIRNNFGFLNRCEDSDPNARDKTFRQEGRKVFKEVVPLAAAHIEAHLATLEQAPTAVRRYWLHQANQGMNQLVIKKLVGADASADVAPLILDEFANTASAGSIIAFHKHRADLAAGDLGVICSFGAGYSIGSVVVRKR; the protein is encoded by the coding sequence ATGCACTCAGTTGTCATCAGCGGAACCGGCATTTACCAGCCACCGCACACCATCACCAATGCCGAGCTGGTTGAAGCCTTCAACCGCTATGTGGACCAGGAAAACGCGCGCCACGCCGATGCGATCACCGCCGGCGTGCGTGAGCCGTTGACCTATTCCAGCGTGGAATTCATCGAAAAGGCCTCCGGCATCCAGCAGCGCTATGTGCTGGAGAAAACCGGCGTGCTGGACCCTGCGCGCATGTACCCGCGCTTTACCGAGCGGCCCGACGATCAGTTGTCGCTGATGGCCGAGATTGCCGTGGATGCTGCGCGCAAAGCGCTGGATGCCGCGGGCAAGACGGGCGACCAGATTGATGTCGTGCTGTGCTCGGCGGCCAACATGCAGCGCGCCTACCCGGCCATGGCCATCGAGATCCAGCAGGCGCTGGGGGCGGGTGGCTATGGGTTCGACATGAATGTGGCCTGCTCGTCGGCCACCTTTGCGATCGAGCAGGCCGTCAACGCCGTGCGCACGGGCAGCGCCAAGTGCGTGCTGGTGGTCAACCCCGAGATCACCTCGGGCCACCAGGCGTGGAACGACCGCGATTGCCATTTCATTTTTGGCGATGTCTGCACGGCGCTCATCATCGAACGTGCTGACACGGCCACCTCGGCCGACCAGTGGGAGGTGGTGGGCACCAAGCTGGCCACCCAGTTTTCCAGCGCCATCCGCAACAACTTTGGTTTTCTCAACCGCTGCGAGGACAGCGACCCAAACGCGCGCGACAAGACCTTCCGCCAGGAAGGCCGCAAGGTGTTCAAGGAAGTGGTGCCGCTGGCCGCCGCCCACATCGAGGCCCATCTGGCCACGCTGGAGCAGGCGCCTACGGCTGTGCGCCGCTATTGGCTGCACCAGGCCAACCAGGGCATGAACCAACTGGTCATCAAGAAGCTGGTGGGCGCGGATGCCAGCGCCGATGTGGCCCCCCTGATCCTGGACGAGTTCGCCAACACCGCATCGGCGGGCTCCATCATTGCCTTCCACAAGCACCGGGCCGATCTGGCGGCCGGCGACCTGGGCGTCATCTGTTCGTTTGGCGCGGGTTATTCCATCGGCAGCGTGGTGGTTCGCAAGCGCTGA
- the zwf gene encoding glucose-6-phosphate dehydrogenase has translation MSFDLVLFGGTGDLAWRKLLPALFQAFRHGTLPEGGRIISVARDDLTDEQYRSRIQSRFDNVELAKRPTPQEFSRFAALLHHLRMDLSQPQDYARLADMVKARNADSLVMYVATAPSLFTTVCEQIAAVGLNGPATRVVLEKPLGHDLPSNRAINAALRHVLQEDQVFRIDHYLGKPSVQNLFAMRFGNALFEPLWRRETIANIQITIAEELGVETRGAFYDQTGALRDMVQNHALQLLCAIGMEPPINASANAIRDEKLKVLQSLKPWSPDTIGQHVIRGQYAAGTSQGHAVAGYLQENGVAPASTTETFVALRTEISNWRWAGVPFFIRTGKRLASRNAHIVVNFRPVPHPIFKTPAGAANRLVINLQPKDGLELHLLAQGAAQHQTEPALAPVHLNLDFDQRFGAERVGAYERLLLDVIAGRLNLFVRSDEQEEAWRWVEPILAHWRTDPHGPRPYAAGSWGPSAASAMIARDGFCWSEEV, from the coding sequence ATGAGTTTTGACCTCGTCCTGTTCGGCGGCACGGGTGACCTTGCCTGGCGCAAGCTTTTGCCCGCCCTGTTCCAGGCCTTTCGCCACGGCACGTTGCCCGAAGGTGGCCGCATTATCAGCGTGGCGCGGGATGATCTGACCGACGAACAATACCGCAGCCGGATCCAGTCGCGCTTTGACAACGTGGAACTGGCCAAGCGCCCGACACCCCAGGAGTTTTCGCGCTTTGCTGCATTGCTGCACCACCTGCGCATGGACCTGTCGCAACCGCAAGACTATGCGCGGCTGGCCGACATGGTCAAGGCCCGCAATGCCGATTCGCTGGTGATGTATGTCGCCACGGCGCCCAGCCTTTTCACGACCGTCTGCGAGCAGATCGCCGCCGTGGGCCTGAACGGCCCCGCCACCCGCGTGGTGCTTGAAAAGCCGCTGGGGCATGACCTGCCCTCGAACCGCGCCATCAACGCAGCCCTGCGCCATGTGCTGCAGGAAGACCAGGTGTTTCGCATCGACCACTACCTGGGCAAGCCATCGGTGCAAAACCTGTTCGCCATGCGCTTTGGCAATGCGCTGTTCGAGCCCCTGTGGCGGCGCGAAACCATCGCCAACATCCAGATCACCATCGCCGAAGAACTGGGCGTGGAAACCCGTGGCGCCTTCTATGACCAGACCGGCGCCCTGCGCGACATGGTGCAAAACCATGCCCTGCAACTGCTGTGCGCCATCGGCATGGAGCCGCCGATCAACGCCAGCGCCAATGCCATTCGCGACGAAAAACTCAAGGTGCTGCAATCGCTCAAGCCCTGGAGCCCCGACACCATCGGCCAGCATGTGATCCGGGGGCAATATGCGGCCGGCACCAGCCAGGGCCACGCCGTTGCGGGGTATTTGCAGGAAAACGGCGTGGCCCCTGCCAGCACCACCGAAACGTTTGTGGCCCTGCGCACCGAGATATCCAACTGGCGCTGGGCGGGCGTGCCCTTTTTCATCCGCACCGGCAAACGCCTGGCCAGCCGCAACGCCCACATCGTGGTCAATTTCCGGCCCGTGCCCCACCCGATCTTCAAGACCCCGGCGGGCGCCGCCAACCGCCTGGTCATCAACCTGCAGCCCAAGGACGGGCTGGAGCTGCATTTGCTGGCCCAGGGCGCCGCGCAGCACCAGACCGAACCCGCGCTGGCGCCAGTGCACCTCAACCTCGACTTTGACCAGCGCTTTGGCGCCGAACGCGTGGGCGCCTACGAGCGCCTGCTGCTGGACGTGATCGCGGGCCGGCTGAACCTGTTCGTGCGCAGTGACGAGCAGGAAGAGGCCTGGCGCTGGGTGGAGCCCATTCTTGCGCACTGGCGCACCGACCCGCACGGCCCGCGGCCTTATGCAGCCGGTAGCTGGGGCCCCAGCGCCGCCAGCGCCATGATTGCGCGCGATGGCTTTTGCTGGAGCGAGGAAGTCTGA
- the pgi gene encoding glucose-6-phosphate isomerase, which yields MSMFLRCDQTPQWPGLKARFSHEGKRFDLRQAFADDAQRFAHFSQAAPHLFADLSKNLWDRPTEALLLDMARSCGLEQRRDAMLHGEPINTTEGRAVLHTLLRRPAGQVLPGDLPGIAPALAEVHTTLDAMLAFADRMRADDGITDVVNIGIGGSDLGPHMAVLALDACRAPGKRFHFVSNADGHELAGVLRLLRPQSTLFLVASKTFTTAETMTNARSCLAWFAEQGGADVARHFVALTAQPDAAKALGITRSFGFWDWVGGRYSLWSSIGLALAISIGAAGFRGLLAGGHAMDEYFRTAPLAANLPVRLGLLDVWYRNFHGFTSRCVAPYHAGLRRWSAYLQQLEMESNGKRVDASGEALAYATSPVLWGEPGTNGQHAFFQMLHQGSDVLPLEIVAVRKPAHSLAGHHDQVLANALAQAQALMVGKASDDGHRHFPGNRPSTFLLLESLTPESLGALIALQEHRVFVSGALWGINSFDQWGVELGKVLARDLQQRLASGDALGLDASTAGLLHRLRG from the coding sequence ATGTCCATGTTTCTTCGTTGCGATCAGACGCCCCAGTGGCCTGGCCTGAAGGCCCGTTTCTCCCATGAAGGCAAGCGTTTTGATCTGCGGCAGGCATTTGCCGATGATGCGCAGCGCTTTGCGCATTTCAGCCAGGCGGCTCCTCACCTTTTTGCCGATCTCTCCAAAAACCTGTGGGACCGGCCCACCGAGGCGTTGCTGCTGGACATGGCGCGCTCGTGCGGCCTGGAGCAGCGCCGCGACGCCATGCTGCACGGCGAGCCCATCAACACCACCGAAGGCCGCGCCGTTTTGCACACCTTGCTGCGCCGGCCGGCGGGGCAGGTGTTGCCGGGCGACCTGCCAGGCATTGCGCCAGCCCTTGCCGAGGTGCACACCACGCTGGACGCCATGCTGGCTTTTGCCGACCGCATGCGCGCCGACGATGGCATCACCGATGTGGTGAACATCGGCATTGGCGGGTCTGACCTGGGGCCGCACATGGCCGTACTGGCACTGGATGCCTGCCGTGCGCCAGGCAAGCGCTTTCACTTCGTCTCGAATGCCGATGGGCATGAGCTGGCGGGCGTGCTGCGGCTGCTGCGGCCGCAAAGCACCTTGTTTCTGGTGGCGTCCAAGACGTTCACCACCGCGGAAACCATGACCAATGCGCGCTCGTGTCTGGCGTGGTTTGCCGAGCAGGGGGGGGCGGATGTGGCACGCCATTTCGTGGCGCTCACGGCCCAGCCGGACGCCGCAAAGGCCCTGGGTATCACCAGGTCGTTTGGTTTCTGGGACTGGGTGGGCGGGCGCTACTCGCTGTGGTCGTCCATTGGCCTGGCGCTGGCCATCTCGATTGGCGCAGCCGGTTTTCGCGGACTGCTGGCGGGCGGGCATGCCATGGACGAGTACTTTCGCACGGCGCCGCTGGCGGCGAACCTGCCCGTGCGTCTGGGCCTGCTCGATGTCTGGTACCGCAATTTCCATGGTTTCACGAGCCGCTGTGTGGCGCCGTACCACGCCGGCTTGCGACGCTGGTCGGCCTATCTGCAGCAGCTGGAAATGGAAAGCAATGGCAAGCGCGTGGACGCGAGCGGCGAGGCCCTGGCCTATGCCACGTCGCCCGTGCTGTGGGGCGAGCCGGGAACCAACGGGCAGCATGCTTTTTTCCAGATGCTGCACCAGGGCTCGGATGTGTTGCCGCTCGAAATCGTGGCTGTGCGCAAACCTGCCCATTCACTTGCCGGCCACCATGACCAGGTACTCGCCAACGCCCTGGCGCAGGCGCAGGCTCTGATGGTGGGCAAGGCCTCCGATGACGGGCATCGGCATTTCCCGGGCAACCGGCCCAGCACCTTTTTGCTGCTGGAGTCCCTCACGCCCGAGTCGCTGGGGGCGCTCATTGCCTTGCAGGAGCATCGGGTGTTTGTCAGCGGCGCCCTGTGGGGCATCAACAGTTTCGACCAGTGGGGCGTGGAGCTGGGCAAGGTGCTGGCGCGCGACCTGCAGCAGCGGCTGGCCAGCGGCGATGCGTTGGGGCTGGATGCCTCCACGGCAGGCTTGCTGCATCGCCTGCGCGGTTGA
- a CDS encoding SMP-30/gluconolactonase/LRE family protein translates to MPLQALPLPPSELGESPFWHPQEKRLYWCDIAGFAVNAWEPDTGHRWHWKMPSEPGCCAPSADGKIVIGLRDGFYHLDCMTGALACLATLPADAHDTRLLRLNDGKCDTAGRLWAGSMISPRTQPAAALWRLHCTAGHCTVARMAGDNFTANGLAFSPDNHWMYWSNTPEHRIDRFAFDATTGRISDRQPWVRFAPKAAGEAYGGRPDGASVDVDGNYWVAMYEGASILQLSPAGDVLRRIATPVQCPTMVCFGGDDLRTLYITSARAGRPATECEAAIPAGSLLRMRVDIPGLPVNFFQPG, encoded by the coding sequence ATGCCCTTGCAAGCCCTTCCTTTGCCGCCCTCGGAACTGGGCGAATCACCATTCTGGCACCCGCAGGAGAAGCGACTTTATTGGTGCGACATCGCAGGCTTTGCAGTGAACGCATGGGAGCCCGACACCGGCCACCGCTGGCACTGGAAAATGCCGTCAGAGCCCGGGTGCTGCGCTCCATCGGCCGATGGAAAAATAGTAATCGGATTACGCGACGGGTTTTACCACCTGGACTGCATGACCGGCGCATTGGCGTGCCTGGCGACCCTGCCGGCCGACGCGCACGACACCCGGCTGCTGCGCCTGAACGATGGCAAATGCGACACCGCCGGCCGGCTCTGGGCCGGCTCCATGATCAGCCCGCGCACGCAACCCGCTGCTGCGCTGTGGCGCCTGCACTGCACCGCGGGCCACTGCACCGTCGCCCGCATGGCGGGCGACAACTTCACCGCCAATGGCCTCGCTTTCAGTCCCGACAACCACTGGATGTATTGGTCCAACACCCCCGAACACCGCATTGACCGCTTTGCGTTCGACGCCACCACGGGCCGCATCAGCGACCGACAGCCCTGGGTGCGCTTCGCACCCAAGGCTGCGGGCGAAGCCTACGGAGGCCGCCCTGACGGCGCCAGCGTGGATGTGGACGGCAATTACTGGGTGGCCATGTATGAAGGGGCCAGCATTCTTCAGCTGTCGCCTGCGGGTGATGTGCTGCGACGCATCGCCACGCCAGTGCAATGCCCCACCATGGTGTGTTTTGGTGGCGATGACCTGCGCACGCTCTACATCACCTCGGCGCGTGCCGGGCGGCCGGCCACCGAATGCGAGGCCGCCATTCCTGCGGGCAGCCTGCTGCGCATGAGGGTTGACATTCCGGGTCTGCCCGTGAACTTTTTTCAGCCCGGCTGA
- the edd gene encoding phosphogluconate dehydratase: MHSVVARVTARIIERSADTRAAYLAVVDAMIARRPAQDRMGCANLAHAYAALPGADKLRVTVEKAPNVGVVTAYNDMLSAHQPYQTYPAILRDEAAKHHATVQVAGGVPAMCDGITQGTPGMELSLFSRDAIAMATAVALSHDVFDGVLLLGVCDKIVPGLLIGALHFGHLPCVFVPAGPMGTGLSNHEKSRVREQFAQGLVGRDELLRAESAAYHSPGTCTFYGTANSNQMLLEAMGLHVPGAAFAHPGTPEREAFTRQALRTVLDIGKRGTRFTPIGRLVDERCIVNAMVALLATGGSTNHLIHWVAIARSAGILIDWTDFDELSSAVPLLARVYPNGDADVNQFQAAGGPPWILRELLGGGFMHPDVGSVNAGGVAAGGQGAPAVSGDESVLRPVARPFSPTGGLRLLQGRLGRAVIKVSAVPEDRHVVQAPARVFDSQEALLAAFAAGEVQQDMVAVVRFQGPQANGMPELHKLTPPLAVLQNQGFQVALVTDGRMSGASGKVPAAIHVTPEAQVGGPLAKVRDGDIVRVDAVAGTLDVLVDDAEWAARTPTPYNAPAATGFGRELFANFRRHAGGAEQGACTWL, from the coding sequence ATGCATTCAGTAGTAGCGCGCGTGACGGCTCGCATCATTGAGCGCAGCGCAGACACCCGCGCTGCCTACCTGGCCGTTGTGGACGCCATGATCGCCCGCCGGCCCGCACAAGACCGCATGGGCTGTGCCAACCTGGCCCACGCCTACGCCGCACTGCCGGGCGCCGACAAGCTCCGGGTCACCGTTGAAAAAGCGCCCAATGTCGGCGTGGTGACGGCCTACAACGACATGCTGTCGGCCCACCAGCCCTATCAGACTTACCCCGCCATCCTGCGCGACGAAGCCGCCAAACACCACGCCACGGTGCAGGTGGCGGGTGGCGTGCCAGCCATGTGCGACGGCATCACGCAGGGCACGCCTGGCATGGAGCTCTCGCTGTTCTCGCGCGATGCCATTGCCATGGCCACGGCGGTCGCGCTGTCGCACGATGTGTTCGATGGCGTGCTGCTGCTCGGTGTGTGCGACAAGATCGTGCCTGGCCTGCTGATCGGCGCGCTGCACTTTGGGCATTTGCCCTGCGTGTTTGTACCCGCCGGCCCCATGGGAACGGGCCTGTCGAACCATGAAAAATCCAGGGTGCGCGAGCAATTTGCCCAGGGCCTGGTGGGGCGCGACGAACTGCTGAGGGCCGAGTCGGCGGCCTACCACAGCCCCGGCACCTGCACTTTCTACGGTACGGCCAACAGCAACCAGATGCTGCTCGAAGCCATGGGCCTGCATGTGCCCGGCGCCGCCTTTGCACACCCGGGCACGCCAGAGCGCGAAGCCTTCACCCGCCAGGCGCTGCGCACCGTGCTTGACATTGGCAAGCGCGGCACACGCTTCACTCCCATCGGCCGCCTGGTGGACGAGCGCTGCATCGTCAACGCCATGGTGGCTTTGCTGGCCACGGGCGGCTCGACCAACCACCTGATCCACTGGGTGGCGATTGCGCGCAGCGCGGGCATCCTGATCGACTGGACCGACTTTGACGAACTCTCGTCTGCCGTGCCGCTGCTGGCCCGCGTCTATCCCAATGGCGACGCGGATGTGAACCAGTTCCAGGCCGCAGGCGGGCCGCCGTGGATCCTGCGCGAGCTGCTGGGCGGCGGCTTCATGCACCCCGATGTGGGCAGCGTGAACGCCGGTGGCGTTGCTGCAGGCGGGCAGGGCGCACCGGCGGTGTCGGGCGACGAGTCGGTGCTGCGCCCCGTGGCCCGTCCGTTCTCGCCCACCGGTGGTCTGCGCCTGTTGCAAGGGCGCCTGGGCCGCGCGGTGATCAAGGTGTCTGCCGTGCCCGAAGACCGCCATGTGGTGCAGGCCCCGGCCCGCGTGTTCGATTCACAAGAGGCACTGCTGGCCGCCTTTGCCGCAGGCGAGGTGCAGCAGGACATGGTGGCCGTGGTGCGCTTTCAGGGCCCGCAGGCCAACGGCATGCCCGAGCTGCACAAGCTCACGCCGCCGCTGGCCGTGCTGCAGAACCAGGGGTTCCAGGTGGCACTGGTGACCGACGGGCGCATGAGCGGCGCCTCGGGCAAGGTGCCCGCCGCCATCCACGTCACACCCGAGGCGCAGGTCGGTGGCCCGCTGGCCAAGGTGCGCGACGGTGACATCGTGCGCGTGGACGCCGTGGCCGGCACGCTCGATGTGCTGGTCGATGACGCCGAGTGGGCTGCCCGCACGCCTACGCCCTACAACGCGCCCGCCGCCACCGGCTTTGGCCGTGAGCTTTTTGCCAATTTCCGCCGCCATGCCGGCGGTGCCGAACAAGGAGCCTGCACATGGCTTTAA
- the eda gene encoding bifunctional 4-hydroxy-2-oxoglutarate aldolase/2-dehydro-3-deoxy-phosphogluconate aldolase → MNPLDIASHGPVIPVIVMDRVADALPLAEALLAGGVKVLEVTLRTPAGLPAIEAIARHLPEAVVGVGTVLNADDARRASEAGARFAVSPGYTSEVGRACQELHLPLLPGVATASEIMAALADGFAFLKLFPAEAVGGIPLLKAWASPFGQVSFCPTGGITHATAPHYLALPNVRCVGGSWLTPPDAVRMGDWARITQLARAAQGLRAAS, encoded by the coding sequence ATGAACCCGCTTGATATTGCCAGCCATGGCCCCGTCATTCCGGTGATCGTGATGGACCGCGTGGCCGACGCGCTGCCCCTGGCCGAGGCGCTGCTGGCCGGTGGCGTGAAGGTGCTGGAGGTCACGCTGCGCACCCCTGCAGGCCTGCCTGCCATTGAGGCCATTGCCCGCCATCTGCCCGAGGCCGTGGTGGGCGTGGGCACGGTGCTCAACGCGGACGATGCCCGCCGCGCCAGCGAGGCCGGTGCCCGTTTTGCCGTAAGCCCGGGCTATACATCCGAAGTAGGCCGTGCCTGCCAGGAGCTGCACCTGCCGCTGCTGCCGGGCGTGGCCACGGCGAGCGAGATCATGGCGGCGCTGGCCGACGGGTTCGCGTTCCTCAAGCTGTTTCCGGCGGAGGCAGTGGGGGGCATTCCGTTGCTCAAAGCCTGGGCCAGCCCGTTTGGCCAGGTGAGCTTCTGCCCCACGGGCGGCATCACGCACGCCACGGCGCCCCACTACCTGGCGCTGCCCAACGTGCGCTGCGTGGGTGGCTCGTGGTTGACGCCGCCGGATGCGGTGCGCATGGGCGACTGGGCCCGCATCACGCAGCTGGCGCGTGCTGCGCAGGGCCTGCGTGCAGCCTCCTGA
- a CDS encoding ATP-binding protein, which produces MARFRHAGRERDVRIVVGELQSVRREIVLASLISILKPMAWALPLLALGIWWAVRGSVQPLGRLGHAVAARQPQSLAPLSPEGVPPEVLPLVTALNDLFERMARLLATEQQFTADAAHELRTPIAGIRMQAQVAQGATDTQERATALQATVQGCDRATRLVEQLLQLARLDAEPTHDSGSSTPLAEVAGQVAADLQATAERRQQRIVLREPLAPGVHIPLPEPLARVLLRNLLDNALRYSPEGAEVQLQITGHVDDHAQLSVEDSGPGLTPEEQARLGERFFRVLGTGQSGSGLGWSIIQRIARLHHLQVNTDRSPGLGGLRVTVRW; this is translated from the coding sequence GTGGCGCGTTTTCGTCACGCAGGGCGTGAGCGCGATGTGCGCATTGTGGTGGGCGAGCTGCAGTCGGTGCGCCGCGAGATCGTGCTGGCCAGCCTGATCAGCATCCTCAAGCCCATGGCGTGGGCGCTGCCGCTGCTGGCGCTGGGCATCTGGTGGGCGGTGCGCGGGTCGGTGCAGCCCCTGGGTCGATTGGGGCACGCCGTGGCCGCGCGCCAGCCGCAGTCGCTGGCGCCGCTATCCCCTGAAGGTGTGCCGCCGGAGGTGCTTCCGCTGGTCACGGCCCTGAATGACCTGTTCGAGCGCATGGCCCGGCTGCTGGCCACCGAGCAGCAGTTCACCGCCGATGCGGCACATGAGCTGCGCACCCCCATTGCCGGCATCCGCATGCAGGCCCAGGTGGCGCAGGGCGCCACCGACACGCAAGAGCGCGCCACGGCGCTGCAAGCCACAGTACAAGGCTGCGACCGCGCCACCAGGCTGGTAGAACAACTGCTGCAACTGGCCCGGCTTGATGCCGAACCCACCCACGACAGCGGCAGCAGCACGCCGCTGGCCGAGGTGGCTGGCCAGGTGGCTGCCGATCTGCAGGCAACGGCAGAGCGTCGCCAGCAGCGCATCGTGCTGCGCGAGCCCCTGGCGCCCGGCGTGCACATCCCGCTGCCTGAGCCCCTGGCGCGTGTGCTGCTGCGCAACCTACTGGACAACGCCTTGCGCTACAGCCCGGAGGGTGCCGAGGTGCAACTGCAGATTACCGGACACGTCGATGACCATGCGCAGCTGAGCGTGGAAGACAGTGGCCCTGGCCTGACACCTGAGGAACAGGCACGCTTGGGGGAGCGGTTTTTTCGGGTGCTAGGCACGGGCCAGAGCGGCAGCGGCCTGGGCTGGTCCATCATTCAGCGCATTGCGCGTCTGCACCATTTGCAGGTCAACACCGACCGCAGTCCGGGGCTGGGCGGCTTACGCGTCACGGTACGCTGGTAG
- a CDS encoding sensor histidine kinase N-terminal domain-containing protein — translation MNSANAHRTPRSLQTRLLTTVLTLVLVAWGIAAALAWHETDEEVSDLLDAHLAQTAALLRLQPLDELDESRLNEAPELDKHQPRVVFQLWHEDQLLARSASAPQEPLSQRRKRGFADSQVDDKSWRVFVTQGVSAMCALWWASCSRCAARSCWPA, via the coding sequence ATGAACAGCGCCAACGCCCACCGCACGCCACGGTCGCTGCAGACCCGACTGCTGACCACGGTGCTGACGCTGGTGCTGGTGGCTTGGGGCATTGCCGCAGCGCTGGCCTGGCACGAAACCGACGAAGAAGTCAGCGACCTGCTCGATGCCCACCTGGCGCAGACCGCCGCCCTGCTGCGCCTGCAACCGCTCGATGAGCTGGACGAAAGCCGCCTGAACGAAGCCCCCGAGCTGGATAAGCACCAGCCGCGCGTGGTGTTCCAGCTATGGCACGAAGACCAGTTGCTGGCCCGCTCGGCCAGCGCGCCACAGGAGCCGCTGTCGCAGCGGCGCAAGCGGGGTTTTGCTGACAGCCAGGTGGACGACAAGTCGTGGCGCGTTTTCGTCACGCAGGGCGTGAGCGCGATGTGCGCATTGTGGTGGGCGAGCTGCAGTCGGTGCGCCGCGAGATCGTGCTGGCCAGCCTGA
- a CDS encoding cytochrome b/b6 domain-containing protein: MTSDTLPTASTSSAAAAAPSSAQTQTQSQVPRPATRRVVDATTRMLHWLMALSFTVAYITADGERWRLVHVTLGYTLAGLVVARLLWGLFGPRQARLSVLWRKLQGAPAWLKSLAAVRSPSALQATWRPGQNLLMALAVALILALVVPLTLSGYAVWDEWGGEWLEEVHEFFGNTLLFVVLAHIGLIALLSVLRRKNQALPMLTGRVQGPGPDLAKSNHGWLAAAVLACVLAFWAWQWNQAPQLPAANATLGSENHRDHDD, translated from the coding sequence ATGACTTCTGACACCCTTCCTACCGCCTCGACTTCTTCCGCTGCCGCTGCCGCGCCCTCCTCGGCGCAAACGCAGACGCAATCGCAAGTGCCCCGGCCAGCTACCCGCCGCGTGGTCGACGCCACCACGCGCATGCTGCACTGGCTGATGGCGCTGAGCTTCACGGTGGCCTACATCACGGCCGACGGCGAGCGCTGGCGGCTGGTGCATGTCACGCTGGGCTACACGCTGGCCGGGCTGGTGGTTGCACGCCTGCTGTGGGGCCTGTTCGGGCCGCGCCAGGCCCGCCTTTCGGTGCTGTGGCGCAAGCTGCAGGGCGCTCCGGCGTGGCTGAAGTCCCTTGCTGCCGTGCGCTCGCCCAGCGCACTTCAGGCCACCTGGAGGCCGGGGCAAAACCTCCTGATGGCACTGGCCGTGGCGCTGATCCTGGCGCTGGTGGTGCCGCTCACCCTCAGCGGCTATGCCGTGTGGGACGAATGGGGTGGCGAATGGCTGGAGGAAGTGCATGAATTCTTTGGCAACACCCTGCTGTTTGTGGTGCTGGCGCACATTGGCCTGATCGCCCTCTTGAGCGTGCTGCGCCGCAAGAACCAGGCCCTGCCCATGCTGACGGGCCGCGTGCAAGGCCCCGGGCCCGACCTGGCAAAAAGCAACCATGGCTGGCTCGCCGCGGCTGTGCTGGCTTGCGTGCTCGCCTTCTGGGCCTGGCAGTGGAACCAGGCGCCCCAGCTGCCCGCCGCCAATGCCACGCTCGGGAGCGAGAATCACCGTGATCATGACGACTGA